The Acidobacteriota bacterium DNA segment TTACCCAAACCCAGCATGAGATCCGAGGGCGCAATGCCCTGTCAGTTTCAGCGGCGCTCAATCAGGTTAAAGAAGCGGTTGACTCGTTGCGGAGCCTGTCTCCGACTGGAAAAGAAGTCTATTTAAAACTGGTGCAAAGTTTGCTCCAGCCCAATCTGAGATACAGCGACGCGCTGACGGAGATGATGCGGAAAAAGGCAGTTCAGTCTATCCCCGATGTCAGCACTGCTTACCGTCGAAATCAAATTATTGCCCGCGCCGGAGATCCGGTTACCCCGCACATCCAGGCAGTTGTTTCCCATTTGAGCCAAAAACAACACTTCCATCACCCGCTTCGCCGATTTATCGGCTTATTTGGGATTATCACCATTTTGTTATTTGCGCTCTACAAATTTACCGCCCATGCCCGGTCTGATCTGCCATTGCCGACCGACCGTGCCTTTGCCTTGATTTGTGTGACTCTAGTGGCCCAAACCCTGCTGATCTGGTTAGGGATTAACATCAGCCGGAAATTTGGTGGCACTGCCGGGATGTCAACCGACCTGAGTTTATATGAATTTGCGATCCCTTATGCGGCGGCGACCTTGATTGTCGCCTTGCTGCTGGATGAAAACCTGGCCTTGCTCTGTACGTTAGTGGTTGGACTTCTGGCTGGTGTGATGACAGGCGGCAGTATAGAACTCTGCGTTTTTGCAATTCTGAGCGGAAGCGCGGCAGCCTATAGTGTCGGCCAGTATCGCCAGCGAAACACCATCATTCGAGCGGGTGTGTTTGTTGGAGGGATCAATTTATTTGCCGTGGGGGCTGTGATCTGTATTGGCGGGAGCAGCACCATGATCAACAATACGCTGTTGACCATGTTGTTGTGTGGGATTGCTGGTGGCTTGATCACTGCGGCGTTTGCCAGTTTTGCGGTGCCGGTGTGTGAAACGATGTTTGGCATTCTGACGGATGTCAAATTGCTTGAACTCTCCAACGCTGATTTGCCTTTGTTGCGGGAGCTGGCCATGCGGGCACCTGGAACCCAGCAGCATTCCGTCATGGTCAGCAGTCTGGCCCAGGAAGCCGCTGAGGCCATTGGTGGGAATGCGTTGCTGGTTCGCATCGGGTGTTACTATCACGACATTGGGAAGCTCCTGGCGCCGGAAATGTTCATCGAAAACCAGGGCGGCGGCCCCAATCCACACGACAAAATGGAACCACGTCGCAGCGCCAGTGTGATCACCGGGCACGTTCGCAAAGGGATCATTATGGCCCGCGAAGCCAATCTTCCCAAGGAAATCATTGATTTGATTCCGCAACATCACGGCACCCGCAAACTCCATTATTTTTTCAATAAAGCGTCAGAGCGGGCAGTCTTGCGCGGGGAGCCGGTTGATGAAACTGACTATCGCTACCCGGGACCCAAACCCCAAACCAGGGAAGCCGCGATTGTGATGATGGCTGATAGTGCCGAAGCCGCCGCGCGATCACTCGATGAACCAACCCCAGAAAACATTGGACAGATTGTAAAGCGGATTTTGGATGACATCATTGCGGATGGTCAGTTGGATGAATGTTCAATGACCATGCGAGAAATCACGCTGGTTCGGGAACAGTTGGTCCGAACCCTGTGCAATATCTACCACCATCGGGTTGTATATCCTGGTTTTAATAGCAGTTGTGCTGATTCCGAAGAAATCGGCCTCTGTATGATCACGTCAGACGAGACAGAACGAATTGAGCCTGCCGAAACGGCATTAGATCCTGAACCGGAACTGGCCCCAGCACCTGCCAATATTTCCTCTGCCGCCCGGATTCCCAGTCGGTTAAAAACGGGCGAAATCCCCCCAATCCAGGGCATTACCCGCGCTTGAAGAATGAAGAAGGTGGTTAGTGGTTAGTGGTTAGTGATTAGTTTTTGGTTCTCAGTTCTTCTTCGAAAGCATTGATTTCTAACCACTAACCACTAATCACTAATCACTAATCACTAATCACTAACCACTAAATGGCTTCTTCACTCCGCATTTTTGGACCCATTGCTAGGCAAAGACGTTGAAGGTGTACTACACTGCAACCTGTTTCGGGTAAGGGCAATCACACCACAACCGTCGCACGAGCACACCCTGCTCGCAAAGCCCGCCGAAGCAGAATTGATCAGACATACCGCCAAAAGGATTTGGATCTATGCACAAGCAACACCGGAATGTTCCGTCTTTTCGACTTGCCCTGTTTACCCTCGGACTGGCCGGGGCCATTAGTTTAAACACGATTTCTTTCGCCGCGACTCCCCAACTGGCGGCCAGTTTGGATGAATCAGCGGAACGACGAATCACCTCATCGGTTGTGGAGGCATTGACAACGATTGAAGATCACTATGCCGGAGAACTTGATTATAATCGAGTCAACGAAAGCTCAGTTGATGGAATGCTCGGAGTGCTTGATCCACACTCCCATTTCTGGACCCGGGAAGAATTCCTTGAATTTCGAACCCGACAGGCAAGCGTTTATTCCGGTGTTGGGGCAACCATCGCTCCGCATAACGGAAAAGTGTATATTGTCTCCCCGTTTGAAAATACGCCGGCATTTTTGGCCGGCCTCCGATACGGCGATCAGATTATTGCCATTGATGGGCAAACAACTGACGGCTGGACCTCAGATCGGGTCCGCGATAATTTGCGTGGGTTGCAGGGAACTGCGGTCCAGGTCACGGTGAAGCGTCCTGGCGTCGAAACACCGATCACGTTTCGAGTGGTTCGCAATTCAGTCAATCTGCCGTCCATGACCAATTGTTTTATGATTCGTCCCGAGGTTGGGTACATCGGGTTGCGGCGTGAGTTTCAATCCACCACCGGCGATGAAGTTGATGCCGCGCTGAAGAAATTGAAAGCCCAGGGCGCCAGGTCCGTCATTTTGGATTTGCGCGGCAATCCTGGTGGATTACTGGACGAAGCGATATCCGTAGCCAACCAGTTTCTCAATCGTGGCCAAAAGATTCTTTCCTACAAAGGCCGTACCAGCAGCGGAATTTTTCGCGATTACAATGCGTCCAACGCTGATCCGGATAGTTCAAGCCTGGTGGTCATGATCAACAACGGTTCGGCCAGTGCTTCGGAAATTGTCGCGGGTGCCATCCAGGACCACGACCGGGGCATCATCGTTGGTGAAAATAGCTTTGGCAAAGGACTGGTACAGACGATTTTTCAGCTTTCCAATGGCTATGGATTGACCCTGACAACCGCCAAGTACTTCACCCCAAGTGGACGATTGATCCAGCGTGATTACGCAAACCTCTCCCGTTATGAGTACCAAAAACAAGGAATTCTTGGCACGGGAGCTCGTCCGAATGACTCAAAAGACAACCGTTTTGAAACGGATACTCGTCGGATTGTCAAGGGTGGGTTTGGAATTGAGCCGGATGTGAAAATTCCTCCTCAACTGTTAACCGCCACTCAGGTTCGGTTGCTGGATGCCACATTCCTGTTTGGTCGGTTACTGGTGACCGGACAAATTCCTGGATTTGCTGAATACCGGGTCAATGATTTGAACTTTGGTCATACCCTTAACAATTCTGAATTTACCGTCACGGATGCCCTGTATCAGCAGTTTCTGAAGTTTGTTCGTGAAAACTCCAAGGAAACCGGAGGCATCACGGTTGCCATGGTGACGGAAAACGAAGAGTACATTCGCCAGCAATTGCGTCGTGAAGTGGTTACTGCCGCTTATGGTAGTGAGGTGGCCGATGAAATTGTGATTGCGGCTGACACCCAAATGGTTCGGGCGATTGAAGAACTCCCCAACGCCAGACTCCTGGCTGAAAAATCCCGCAAGGTTTGGCTGGAAAGCAGCCAGCGCGCGCCCCGTCGGTTTGGGCAATAGCAATACGAGCGAGTAGCGAGGAGTGAGTAGCGAGTGGTCAATTCAATACAAAATCGCAAGGTCTTGACACAATCCTGAGTTTGTCTGTCATTCTTCGCTACTCACAACTCGCTATTCTTTGCCATCAGGTCTTTTACTAACCATCTCGCACTCGCTATTCACTCCTTGTTATTCTTTGCAACCCGGCCTTTCTCTAACTATCTCGCTATTCACTACTCGCTTTATTTTGCTACACACAACTCACTCTTAAAAGAGGTATGGCATGGCAGATCAGGCAACGCGTCAACGAATCAAAAAAGTACGAACCCATATCAGTCAAAATGAAGGTCTGTTGTTTGAAATATCACGGTCCGGGAGTCGGGCCTATGTGTTACCTCCATCGGATGTACCTGAAACCCCAATTGACCAATTGATTTCTTCCGATTTTCTGCGCCAGGACGATCTGGAGGGAATGCCCGAATTGACTGAGCCCGAAGTGGTTCGCCATTACACCCGGCTGTCAACCTGGAATTATGGAACCGACACCGGAATGTTTCCGCTTGGGTCCTGTACCATGAAGTACAACCCCAAGATCAATGAATGGGCGGCACGGCTCCCCGGTTTTGCGATGACGCATCCGCTCGCGCCAGAGTCGCTGGTCAAAGGGAACCTTCGGTTGATCAAAAAGTTAGAAGACGAACTGTGTGAAATTACCGGGATGGACACGATTTCGCTCCAACCAGCAGCCGGGGCGCATGGTGAACTCACTGGAATTATGATGGTTCGGGCCGCATTGGAAGCCCGTGGCAACCGTCGAAAACGAGTTCTGATACCAGATTCAGCTCACGGCACCAACCCGGCCAGTGCCGTGATGTGCGGTTACAGTGTTGAAACGATTGCGTCCAATGCTCGCGGGTTGACCGACCTTGATGTTTTGGAAAAGAAAATGGACGATTCGGTGGCCGCCATTATGCTGACCAACCCAAACACGCTTGGGTTGTTTGAGGAAAATATTGAAAAGATTGCGCAACTGGTCCATTCCCGAGGCGGGTTTGTGTATATGGACGGGGCCAATATGAATGCCATGTGCGGTGTGACTCGACCTGGGGACATGGGGGTTGACGTCATGCACCTGAATCTGCACAAGACCTTCTCTACGCCGCATGGCGGTGGCGGGCCTGGATGTGGACCCGTGCTGGTGGTCAAGGAACTGGAACCGTTTCTGCCATTCCCAACGCTTCGACGAATAGAGGCTGGGGACGTCGAATTTGATTGGAATCGTCCTCAATCGGTTGGCAAAGTGAAGGCATTTTGGGGCAATTTCGGAATGATGGTGCGGGCACTGGCTTATATCCGGGCGCTGGGACCAGATGGGTTAAAATCTGCAACTGAAACCGCCGTGCTCAATGCCAATTATGTCGCCCACCACCTGCGCGATACCTATGATCTGGCATTTGAAGGGCCAATGCTCCACGAGGTCGTGTTTTCGGACAAACGGCAGCACCCGACGGGTGTTAAAAACGCTGATATTGCGAAACGACTGATTGACTATGGCTTCCATCCGCCGACGATGTCCTTCCCATTGATTGCTCCGGGCGCCATTATGATTGAACCAACCGAAAGCGAAAGCCGG contains these protein-coding regions:
- a CDS encoding HDIG domain-containing protein — translated: MTQSGSDSPRPISERFQFFQRRLKRRWISLSEYLGTRPAKILGFLLTITLITTLTSGYSFFSIESKISGGIVRSDLIAPEDFILVDQLATAERQAEALAQVPPVFEYDPLLKNQIRSQIISAFDKDRMTFFDRLKVELGEADFTPALASSAKFTSFAQKLATETPTPFTLSSDPQVLEYLVRQGLSDEIEKELNQLLSMAMKDFIYPDTDVAKAQPRRLMYQDKITQTQHEIRGRNALSVSAALNQVKEAVDSLRSLSPTGKEVYLKLVQSLLQPNLRYSDALTEMMRKKAVQSIPDVSTAYRRNQIIARAGDPVTPHIQAVVSHLSQKQHFHHPLRRFIGLFGIITILLFALYKFTAHARSDLPLPTDRAFALICVTLVAQTLLIWLGINISRKFGGTAGMSTDLSLYEFAIPYAAATLIVALLLDENLALLCTLVVGLLAGVMTGGSIELCVFAILSGSAAAYSVGQYRQRNTIIRAGVFVGGINLFAVGAVICIGGSSTMINNTLLTMLLCGIAGGLITAAFASFAVPVCETMFGILTDVKLLELSNADLPLLRELAMRAPGTQQHSVMVSSLAQEAAEAIGGNALLVRIGCYYHDIGKLLAPEMFIENQGGGPNPHDKMEPRRSASVITGHVRKGIIMAREANLPKEIIDLIPQHHGTRKLHYFFNKASERAVLRGEPVDETDYRYPGPKPQTREAAIVMMADSAEAAARSLDEPTPENIGQIVKRILDDIIADGQLDECSMTMREITLVREQLVRTLCNIYHHRVVYPGFNSSCADSEEIGLCMITSDETERIEPAETALDPEPELAPAPANISSAARIPSRLKTGEIPPIQGITRA
- a CDS encoding S41 family peptidase → MHKQHRNVPSFRLALFTLGLAGAISLNTISFAATPQLAASLDESAERRITSSVVEALTTIEDHYAGELDYNRVNESSVDGMLGVLDPHSHFWTREEFLEFRTRQASVYSGVGATIAPHNGKVYIVSPFENTPAFLAGLRYGDQIIAIDGQTTDGWTSDRVRDNLRGLQGTAVQVTVKRPGVETPITFRVVRNSVNLPSMTNCFMIRPEVGYIGLRREFQSTTGDEVDAALKKLKAQGARSVILDLRGNPGGLLDEAISVANQFLNRGQKILSYKGRTSSGIFRDYNASNADPDSSSLVVMINNGSASASEIVAGAIQDHDRGIIVGENSFGKGLVQTIFQLSNGYGLTLTTAKYFTPSGRLIQRDYANLSRYEYQKQGILGTGARPNDSKDNRFETDTRRIVKGGFGIEPDVKIPPQLLTATQVRLLDATFLFGRLLVTGQIPGFAEYRVNDLNFGHTLNNSEFTVTDALYQQFLKFVRENSKETGGITVAMVTENEEYIRQQLRREVVTAAYGSEVADEIVIAADTQMVRAIEELPNARLLAEKSRKVWLESSQRAPRRFGQ
- the gcvPB gene encoding aminomethyl-transferring glycine dehydrogenase subunit GcvPB; translation: MADQATRQRIKKVRTHISQNEGLLFEISRSGSRAYVLPPSDVPETPIDQLISSDFLRQDDLEGMPELTEPEVVRHYTRLSTWNYGTDTGMFPLGSCTMKYNPKINEWAARLPGFAMTHPLAPESLVKGNLRLIKKLEDELCEITGMDTISLQPAAGAHGELTGIMMVRAALEARGNRRKRVLIPDSAHGTNPASAVMCGYSVETIASNARGLTDLDVLEKKMDDSVAAIMLTNPNTLGLFEENIEKIAQLVHSRGGFVYMDGANMNAMCGVTRPGDMGVDVMHLNLHKTFSTPHGGGGPGCGPVLVVKELEPFLPFPTLRRIEAGDVEFDWNRPQSVGKVKAFWGNFGMMVRALAYIRALGPDGLKSATETAVLNANYVAHHLRDTYDLAFEGPMLHEVVFSDKRQHPTGVKNADIAKRLIDYGFHPPTMSFPLIAPGAIMIEPTESESREELDLFIDAMKSISAECEENPELVKSAPHHARLGRLDEVGAARNPVLRWKP